In Oceaniferula flava, one genomic interval encodes:
- a CDS encoding c-type cytochrome — MSDQHSHTPDLDETTSVITDAAAVSRENHMLTEGAEPISLWVILGSAIIVLIGGGVLFSGSLFNYNDVVQSGYSRQAPEGDGAGKVVPKPAILAFSKLGEKKSVSCKGCHGNDGGGSGDIPPFVDSEWISGPSLRPAMIILNGCKGPITVAGKEYNGNMPAQGDGLSAQDLAGLLNYLRNNFGHESDTLITIEMAEDALATSKERGGGQVTAAELNEKYNRDLKGEPMDPNTLVDPKTFEPVAAE, encoded by the coding sequence ATGTCAGACCAACATTCCCATACTCCGGATCTGGACGAAACCACCAGTGTCATCACCGATGCCGCTGCAGTCAGCCGTGAGAACCACATGCTGACCGAAGGCGCAGAGCCGATTTCGCTCTGGGTCATCCTCGGAAGTGCCATCATCGTGCTCATCGGTGGCGGTGTGCTGTTCAGCGGTAGCCTTTTCAACTACAACGACGTTGTGCAGAGCGGCTACAGCCGCCAGGCTCCAGAAGGTGATGGTGCAGGCAAGGTGGTTCCAAAACCCGCCATCCTCGCATTCTCCAAACTTGGTGAGAAGAAGAGTGTGTCCTGCAAAGGCTGTCACGGTAACGACGGTGGCGGTAGCGGCGACATTCCTCCCTTCGTCGATTCCGAGTGGATCAGCGGACCAAGCCTGCGTCCTGCGATGATCATCTTGAATGGTTGTAAAGGCCCTATCACAGTGGCTGGTAAGGAATACAACGGCAACATGCCCGCACAAGGTGACGGCCTCAGTGCCCAAGACCTCGCCGGTTTGCTCAACTACCTGCGCAACAACTTCGGCCACGAGAGTGATACTCTGATCACCATCGAAATGGCCGAGGATGCACTTGCCACCTCGAAAGAACGTGGCGGCGGACAGGTTACAGCTGCTGAACTCAACGAGAAGTATAACCGCGATCTCAAAGGTGAGCCGATGGATCCCAATACTCTCGTCGATCCCAAAACATTCGAGCCTGTAGCGGCTGAATAG
- a CDS encoding cytochrome c oxidase subunit I, with protein sequence MSDHHDDHHDHHNPGFIQKYVFSTDHKMIGIQYGITALAFLLFGFYLMMVMRWSIAYPNEPLPVWMSWLFTEDWKAQWLVEGKLPGETYNMFGAMHGTIMVFLGIVPLGFGAFGNYVTPLQIGAPDMAFPKLNMASYWMYLVGGLMMCASFFMESGAAKSGWTNYPPLAFFADSQYPHQFWTGQTQWLMGLVMLISSSLLGSVNFITTIINLRAKGLTWMRMPFLVWAMLVTAFLLLLSFPPLEVAGIMQVVDRMFGSSFFQPSGLYHQQIGLADASGGGSPLLYQHLFWFLGHPEVYVLLLPAIACVAEIIPVNTRRPIWGYKSMVYGVLVLGFLSFIVWAHHMYMTGMGPAISTFFQTTTTLISIPSVILLTCLLISLWGGSIRFTSPMLWACAFLPMFGIGGLTGLPLAFNLVDLHLHDTYYVIGHFHYVVAPGILFGFFAGIHHWYPKITGRFMSRTLNHLHFWPSLILMNTLFFPMLIQGMAGFHRRWYNGGDAYLTADPESVNVFGRTVAEHLDLNIMMSWSAWLLAAAQIPFIINLFGSIKFGLKVTSDNPWDACSLEWATPTPPGHGNFLEEPVCYRGSYEFARPEVEEDFYPQWKKPVDSTEEGSN encoded by the coding sequence ATGAGCGATCACCACGACGATCATCACGATCACCACAACCCTGGATTTATCCAGAAATACGTCTTCTCCACCGATCACAAGATGATTGGTATCCAATACGGTATCACCGCGTTGGCATTCCTTCTGTTCGGATTCTATCTGATGATGGTGATGCGCTGGAGCATTGCATATCCGAACGAGCCTCTTCCTGTCTGGATGAGCTGGTTGTTCACTGAAGATTGGAAAGCGCAGTGGCTCGTTGAAGGCAAGCTTCCCGGTGAAACATACAACATGTTCGGTGCCATGCACGGAACCATCATGGTTTTCCTCGGTATTGTGCCTCTCGGTTTCGGTGCCTTCGGTAACTACGTCACACCTCTGCAAATCGGTGCGCCCGATATGGCCTTCCCTAAACTGAACATGGCGAGTTACTGGATGTATCTCGTGGGTGGCCTGATGATGTGTGCATCGTTCTTCATGGAGTCTGGCGCTGCCAAATCCGGTTGGACCAACTACCCGCCGCTGGCATTCTTCGCGGATTCACAATACCCGCACCAGTTCTGGACAGGTCAGACACAGTGGCTCATGGGCCTCGTGATGCTGATCTCCTCCTCACTGCTCGGTTCGGTGAACTTCATCACCACCATTATCAACCTTCGCGCCAAAGGTCTTACTTGGATGCGCATGCCATTCCTGGTGTGGGCGATGCTGGTGACAGCCTTCCTGCTGCTGCTTTCCTTCCCGCCACTTGAAGTTGCCGGGATCATGCAGGTGGTCGATCGGATGTTCGGCTCCAGCTTCTTCCAGCCATCCGGCCTCTACCATCAGCAAATCGGTCTTGCCGATGCTTCCGGTGGTGGTAGCCCACTGCTTTACCAGCACTTGTTCTGGTTCTTGGGTCACCCTGAGGTATACGTTCTGCTGCTTCCTGCGATTGCCTGTGTGGCGGAAATCATTCCTGTCAACACCCGCCGTCCAATCTGGGGCTACAAGTCCATGGTCTACGGTGTGCTGGTTCTCGGCTTCCTCTCCTTTATCGTTTGGGCTCACCACATGTATATGACTGGAATGGGACCCGCCATTTCCACCTTCTTCCAGACCACGACGACGCTAATTTCCATCCCGTCGGTGATCCTGCTGACCTGCCTGCTGATTTCACTTTGGGGTGGATCGATCCGCTTCACCTCTCCCATGCTCTGGGCCTGTGCGTTCCTTCCAATGTTCGGTATCGGTGGTCTCACCGGTCTGCCGCTGGCATTCAACCTGGTGGATCTGCACTTGCACGATACTTACTACGTGATCGGTCACTTCCACTACGTGGTAGCACCCGGAATTCTGTTTGGATTCTTCGCTGGTATTCACCACTGGTATCCGAAGATTACCGGTCGCTTCATGAGCCGGACGCTGAACCACCTGCACTTCTGGCCCTCATTGATCCTGATGAACACCTTGTTCTTCCCAATGCTGATTCAAGGTATGGCCGGCTTCCACCGTCGTTGGTATAACGGTGGTGACGCTTACCTGACGGCTGATCCTGAGAGCGTGAATGTTTTCGGTCGCACCGTGGCTGAGCACCTCGACCTGAACATCATGATGTCCTGGTCCGCATGGCTGCTCGCCGCTGCCCAGATTCCTTTCATCATCAACCTGTTCGGATCGATCAAGTTCGGCCTCAAGGTGACTAGCGACAACCCTTGGGACGCCTGTTCCTTGGAGTGGGCAACACCAACGCCTCCGGGCCACGGCAACTTCCTCGAAGAGCCTGTGTGCTACCGCGGTTCCTACGAATTCGCCCGCCCTGAGGTCGAAGAAGACTTCTACCCGCAGTGGAAGAAGCCTGTCGACAGCACCGAAGAGGGCAGCAACTAA
- a CDS encoding cytochrome c oxidase subunit 3, protein MEIPYIVEPRKDTGLTNSKIGIWLFLASEVMLFGGLFSGYVFLRIYADYPWPERTLPVLPGLINTFILIASSVTVVFAWVSLKLRQWGKFQIYMGITLICAFLFLVLKGFEYNAKFHHQAVRLDDYTVIEGHAHPQGHGDDADKKVTKNLNIKAEQVVIDLRRVDDIYYENLGEQYGDQFVLSDDVVLNDETVLEKGTPISKDIIDQAKEDFLDAVANNSNLDIEANRGAWKAAKQEANLKDKRYWDKEKKAFVSEQMKKFKEAHKDDYLRVTPKLTFVASNEPVEISVNPYWGKLSQPKAGEKGTLNLKDQTVIMGTTADSSITLHVDGIDFRHTVMKAEEKGIDPELAIKNSWLLKQESIKPVWDKHLVVVAKLKEYLEEHGKEPTENDLYRVNWQEIAGTADKTIADLEAMGHHEIEKLFPGDVEGFTGPNHKKVHYPEVVVPREQVRFESLFTPRWNTYYATYFTITGLHGIHVLIGAFVLGYYMFFGRKMYDSNPEWLANRVEVGGLFWHFVDLVWIFLFPILYLM, encoded by the coding sequence ATGGAAATTCCCTACATTGTAGAACCCCGGAAGGATACCGGGCTGACTAACTCCAAAATCGGTATCTGGCTGTTCCTCGCATCCGAGGTGATGCTCTTCGGTGGCCTGTTTTCCGGCTATGTGTTCCTGCGTATTTACGCTGACTACCCATGGCCTGAGCGGACACTGCCTGTGCTGCCCGGTCTGATTAACACTTTCATCCTGATTGCATCTTCGGTCACGGTGGTCTTTGCCTGGGTGTCGTTGAAATTACGGCAGTGGGGCAAGTTCCAGATTTACATGGGAATCACCCTTATCTGTGCTTTCCTGTTCTTGGTGCTGAAAGGTTTCGAATACAATGCCAAGTTCCATCACCAAGCGGTGCGCTTGGATGACTACACCGTTATCGAAGGTCACGCTCACCCTCAGGGGCATGGTGATGACGCCGATAAGAAGGTTACCAAAAACCTGAACATCAAAGCAGAGCAAGTCGTCATCGACCTGCGTCGTGTGGATGATATCTACTACGAAAACCTTGGTGAGCAATACGGCGACCAATTTGTCCTCAGCGACGATGTGGTTCTGAACGACGAAACGGTCTTGGAAAAAGGCACTCCGATCAGCAAGGACATCATTGATCAGGCGAAGGAAGACTTCCTCGACGCCGTGGCCAATAACAGCAACCTCGACATCGAAGCCAACCGCGGTGCTTGGAAAGCTGCCAAGCAAGAAGCCAACCTCAAGGACAAACGCTACTGGGACAAAGAGAAAAAAGCCTTTGTCTCCGAGCAGATGAAGAAGTTCAAGGAAGCGCACAAAGATGATTACCTGCGCGTCACTCCCAAGCTCACCTTCGTCGCGAGCAACGAACCTGTTGAGATCTCTGTCAATCCATACTGGGGCAAGCTCAGCCAGCCGAAGGCAGGTGAAAAAGGCACCCTAAACTTGAAAGATCAAACGGTGATCATGGGCACGACCGCTGACAGCTCGATCACTCTGCACGTCGATGGCATCGACTTCCGTCACACGGTGATGAAGGCCGAGGAAAAAGGTATCGACCCTGAGCTCGCCATCAAGAATTCATGGTTGCTCAAGCAGGAGTCCATCAAGCCTGTCTGGGACAAGCACCTGGTGGTGGTTGCCAAGCTCAAAGAATACCTCGAAGAGCACGGTAAAGAACCTACCGAAAACGACCTCTACCGCGTCAACTGGCAGGAAATCGCCGGCACCGCCGATAAGACAATCGCCGACCTCGAAGCGATGGGTCACCACGAGATCGAGAAGCTATTCCCTGGCGACGTCGAAGGATTCACCGGCCCGAACCACAAGAAGGTGCACTACCCAGAAGTGGTGGTTCCTCGCGAACAAGTTCGTTTCGAATCCCTGTTCACACCACGTTGGAACACCTACTACGCCACTTACTTCACCATCACTGGCTTGCACGGTATCCACGTGCTCATTGGTGCCTTCGTTCTCGGTTACTACATGTTCTTCGGACGTAAGATGTATGATTCCAATCCTGAGTGGTTGGCTAACCGAGTGGAAGTTGGAGGCCTGTTCTGGCACTTTGTGGATCTGGTATGGATCTTCCTCTTCCCAATCCTCTACTTGATGTAA
- a CDS encoding cytochrome C oxidase subunit IV family protein: MADSPEEIKKHLKSYKIVAAVLFVCTILTVAVAKIEWLDFGSRGFGTADMVIGLLIATFKATLVALIFMHLNHEKSMVYWIFGGSMLFAVVLMALTGFAFTDPIQFKAFFGY, encoded by the coding sequence ATGGCTGACTCTCCTGAAGAAATCAAGAAACACCTAAAGAGCTACAAGATCGTAGCCGCTGTCCTCTTTGTCTGCACCATCCTCACCGTGGCCGTTGCCAAGATTGAGTGGCTCGACTTCGGTTCACGCGGATTCGGCACAGCGGATATGGTAATCGGTTTGCTCATTGCCACATTCAAGGCTACTTTAGTGGCGCTGATCTTCATGCACCTTAACCATGAAAAATCCATGGTTTACTGGATCTTTGGAGGCAGCATGCTGTTCGCCGTCGTGCTGATGGCTCTGACCGGTTTCGCCTTCACTGACCCCATCCAATTCAAGGCATTTTTCGGCTACTAA